In Collimonas arenae, a single genomic region encodes these proteins:
- a CDS encoding efflux RND transporter permease subunit, producing MINNIVRFCLHKRYAVILVTTLVALFGYYSWTRMAVEAYPELADVQAQVTTQVSGLAAEEIEQQITIPLERVLSGTPGLVNMRSSSTFGLSLITLTFKDGAEDYWERQRVTERIATATLPTGVAPSLDPVSGPSGEIYRYTLESDSKNLMELSEIQRWIVMPALKQVPGIADVNNFGGFTMEYELEVDQKQLQRYGVALSDVTTAISNNNTNAGGSRITRGEQGYVVRGIGMMHSLTDLGNVVVKQVNGVPVLVRDLGKLQNSHQERQGILGKNNNPDAIEGIVLLTKYQNASEVIKLVHARVDELQKQLAPQGVKIVPYIDRDDLIELTIHKVSHTVLEGIGLVCIVLILFLGSPRSALVAAVTIPLALVAVFIMMYITKMPANLFSLGAIDFGIIVDGAIVVTEAILRRREAKPTEELTQAEVRAATTEVIRPIFFATLIIISAYLPLFAFERAEGKLLSPMAFTVSYALIGALLCSLVLVPGLAYMALRKPRKIFHNKPLEWLSAGYRNTLGRLLQNAWVSYTIGVVALVGVILLGMATGREFMPVLDEGTLWLQVQLPSGLSLEKASEMAGELRHALLEFPEVATAVTQLGRSDDGTDPWTPSHMEVPVGLTPYSSWKNGETKAQFVERLNERFKKMPGFSIGISQPISDGVNDAVGGAHSPLVIRVYGDDFKELRRIGNQIVGVLRGVQGTADVSIFQEPPVPQMVLDIDRAAAARLGINVSDITSLIQTGMGGASVTQMYVADRMYNVTVRYPKAETNTPEALGNLLLTAPGGARIPLSQVAHIHTANGESTITRENTHRQLTVRLDYANRDLLSYYEDAKAKVAQNVHFDNNKYRLEWAGQFENQARAQARLIVVFGLVLALMLIILFAGFGKLRQALLILGVVPLAALGGLIALHVTNSTINVASGVGFIALFGVAVQNGIIMVSNINRVRQQGMALQEAVLAGAFERFRPVLMTATVASVGMLPAALATGVGTDVQRGLATVVVGGLIVATMLTLFILPAFYYSLESWVERRRGVGEVRDGR from the coding sequence ATGATTAACAACATTGTCCGCTTTTGCCTGCACAAGCGTTATGCCGTGATTCTGGTGACGACCCTGGTTGCGCTGTTTGGTTATTATTCGTGGACCCGAATGGCTGTCGAGGCATACCCCGAGTTGGCCGATGTACAGGCCCAAGTCACCACCCAGGTCTCCGGGTTGGCCGCAGAAGAAATCGAACAGCAGATCACGATTCCCCTGGAGCGCGTATTGAGCGGTACGCCGGGACTGGTGAACATGCGTTCGTCGTCGACCTTTGGCTTGTCCCTGATCACCTTGACGTTCAAAGACGGCGCCGAAGATTATTGGGAACGTCAGCGTGTCACCGAGCGCATCGCCACGGCGACGCTGCCGACCGGCGTCGCGCCGAGTCTTGATCCCGTCAGTGGGCCATCGGGCGAGATTTATCGCTACACACTCGAGTCGGATAGCAAAAATCTGATGGAGTTGTCCGAGATTCAGCGCTGGATCGTGATGCCTGCACTGAAACAAGTGCCGGGGATTGCCGATGTCAATAATTTCGGCGGCTTCACCATGGAGTACGAGCTCGAGGTTGACCAGAAACAATTACAGCGTTATGGCGTTGCGCTGTCTGATGTGACGACTGCAATCAGCAACAACAACACGAATGCAGGCGGTAGCCGCATTACGCGCGGCGAACAAGGTTATGTGGTGCGCGGTATCGGCATGATGCATAGCCTGACCGATCTCGGCAATGTGGTGGTCAAGCAAGTCAACGGCGTGCCTGTGCTGGTGCGGGATTTGGGTAAGCTGCAAAACAGCCATCAGGAGCGGCAAGGGATTCTTGGCAAGAACAACAATCCGGATGCGATCGAAGGTATTGTACTGTTGACCAAATATCAAAATGCTTCCGAAGTCATCAAGCTGGTACACGCCAGGGTCGATGAGCTGCAAAAGCAGCTGGCGCCGCAGGGCGTCAAAATCGTTCCCTATATCGATCGCGACGACCTGATTGAGTTGACCATACACAAAGTAAGCCATACGGTGCTGGAAGGGATCGGCCTGGTATGCATCGTGCTGATCCTGTTCCTGGGCAGCCCGCGCAGCGCGCTGGTGGCGGCTGTGACGATTCCGCTGGCGCTGGTAGCGGTGTTCATCATGATGTACATCACCAAGATGCCGGCCAATCTGTTTTCCCTGGGCGCTATCGACTTCGGCATTATTGTCGATGGTGCGATTGTGGTCACCGAGGCCATCCTGCGACGGCGCGAAGCGAAGCCCACTGAAGAGCTGACCCAGGCAGAAGTGCGGGCTGCGACCACTGAAGTGATCCGGCCGATTTTCTTCGCTACGCTGATCATCATCAGCGCCTATCTGCCGCTGTTCGCTTTTGAGCGCGCTGAAGGGAAATTGCTGTCGCCAATGGCGTTCACCGTCAGCTACGCATTGATCGGAGCGTTGTTGTGCAGCCTGGTGCTGGTGCCTGGACTGGCTTATATGGCCTTGCGCAAGCCGCGCAAGATCTTTCATAACAAGCCGCTCGAGTGGCTGAGCGCTGGCTATCGCAATACCTTGGGACGCTTGTTGCAGAATGCATGGGTGTCGTACACGATAGGCGTCGTCGCGCTGGTGGGAGTGATCCTGTTGGGCATGGCCACCGGCCGTGAATTCATGCCGGTGCTGGACGAAGGCACTTTGTGGCTGCAAGTACAGCTGCCGTCCGGCCTGTCGTTGGAAAAGGCTAGCGAAATGGCCGGTGAATTGCGCCACGCCTTACTTGAGTTTCCGGAGGTGGCCACTGCCGTCACCCAGCTCGGCCGCAGCGACGACGGCACCGATCCGTGGACGCCGTCGCACATGGAGGTGCCGGTTGGCCTGACGCCATACAGCAGCTGGAAGAATGGCGAGACCAAGGCGCAGTTCGTAGAACGCCTGAACGAGCGTTTCAAGAAAATGCCCGGCTTTTCCATTGGCATCAGCCAGCCTATCAGCGATGGCGTCAACGATGCGGTAGGCGGCGCTCACAGCCCTTTGGTGATTCGTGTGTATGGCGACGATTTCAAAGAGCTGCGCCGTATCGGTAACCAGATTGTAGGCGTGCTGCGCGGTGTGCAAGGAACTGCCGATGTCTCCATTTTCCAGGAGCCGCCGGTGCCGCAGATGGTGCTTGATATCGACCGTGCTGCCGCCGCACGCCTGGGCATCAATGTCAGCGATATCACCAGCCTGATCCAGACTGGCATGGGCGGCGCGTCCGTGACGCAAATGTATGTGGCGGACCGGATGTATAACGTGACGGTACGCTATCCCAAAGCCGAGACAAATACGCCGGAAGCCCTGGGCAATTTGTTGCTGACTGCGCCAGGCGGTGCACGCATTCCATTGTCTCAGGTAGCGCACATTCATACCGCGAACGGTGAAAGTACGATTACCCGCGAGAATACGCACCGGCAGTTGACCGTGCGCCTGGACTATGCGAATCGCGATCTGTTGTCGTATTACGAGGACGCAAAGGCTAAGGTTGCGCAGAACGTCCATTTCGATAACAACAAATATCGCCTCGAATGGGCTGGCCAGTTTGAAAACCAGGCACGGGCGCAGGCGCGGCTGATCGTGGTGTTCGGCCTGGTGCTGGCGTTGATGCTGATCATCTTGTTTGCCGGCTTTGGCAAGTTGCGGCAGGCATTGTTGATACTTGGCGTGGTTCCGCTGGCGGCGCTGGGAGGTTTGATTGCGCTGCACGTGACCAACAGCACCATCAACGTCGCCTCCGGCGTCGGCTTCATCGCCTTGTTCGGCGTGGCGGTGCAGAACGGTATCATCATGGTGTCCAATATCAACCGCGTGCGGCAACAGGGCATGGCTTTGCAGGAAGCGGTGCTGGCAGGCGCCTTCGAGCGTTTCCGTCCAGTGCTGATGACGGCCACCGTCGCGTCGGTCGGCATGCTGCCGGCGGCGCTGGCGACCGGAGTCGGCACTGACGTCCAGCGTGGTTTGGCGACAGTGGTGGTGGGCGGCCTGATCGTGGCCACCATGCTGACCTTATTCATTTTGCCGGCGTTCTATTATTCGCTGGAGAGCTGGGTGGAGCGTCGCCGCGGCGTCGGCGAAGTGCGCGATGGCCGCTGA
- a CDS encoding efflux RND transporter periplasmic adaptor subunit, translated as MKNTFMQRKPLAILVIGALIIAGIAIAGCDRQGKAAAAEANAAATPNFIRQGDRITIPQRSPLRSRLAVQAVASLDAVHALELPAQVEADPAHTTNILPPVAGKVLELKVGLGDHVHKGQLLLIMTSGDFAQATSDLQKARDALQLAKHIVERQRGVQQAGAGAAKDLEQAESTYTQAQAEFSRADTRLKSLSANGATAADSGGQRLNLVAPTSGSITALSVSAGQSANDPNAALMTIANLENLWITANVPENMLSSVKKGQAVNIRLPAYPGEQFHGTVSFISDILQPDTRRALVRIAVSNADGKFKPNMFANASFAVAQAAQPVVPTSALLMNNDNTTVFVEVAPWTFVRRTVETGFEENGSARIQNGLNIGDRVVTKGGVLLND; from the coding sequence ATGAAAAACACTTTTATGCAGCGCAAGCCCCTAGCGATTCTTGTCATCGGCGCGCTGATCATCGCCGGAATCGCGATTGCCGGCTGTGATCGCCAAGGTAAGGCCGCGGCCGCCGAAGCGAATGCCGCCGCCACGCCGAATTTCATCAGGCAGGGCGACCGCATCACGATCCCACAGCGCTCGCCATTGCGTTCGCGCCTCGCTGTGCAAGCAGTCGCTTCGCTGGACGCCGTGCATGCACTGGAGCTGCCAGCACAGGTCGAGGCCGATCCTGCGCACACCACCAATATCTTGCCGCCGGTGGCTGGCAAGGTGCTTGAACTGAAGGTTGGCCTCGGCGATCACGTGCACAAAGGACAGTTGCTGCTCATAATGACCTCAGGCGATTTTGCCCAGGCGACCTCCGATCTGCAAAAGGCCCGCGATGCGCTGCAACTTGCCAAGCACATCGTAGAGCGGCAGCGTGGTGTGCAACAAGCGGGCGCCGGTGCCGCCAAGGACCTGGAACAAGCCGAAAGCACATATACGCAGGCCCAGGCCGAATTTTCGCGTGCCGATACGCGCCTCAAGTCACTGAGCGCAAACGGCGCGACGGCGGCCGACAGCGGTGGCCAACGCCTCAATCTGGTTGCTCCTACCTCTGGCAGTATCACGGCGCTATCTGTTAGCGCCGGGCAAAGCGCCAACGATCCGAACGCAGCATTGATGACGATCGCCAATCTGGAGAACCTCTGGATCACCGCTAACGTGCCTGAAAACATGTTGTCCTCAGTGAAGAAAGGACAGGCAGTGAACATTCGTTTGCCGGCTTATCCCGGCGAACAGTTCCATGGCACGGTATCGTTCATCAGCGATATCTTGCAGCCCGACACGCGTCGCGCGCTGGTTCGCATCGCAGTCTCCAACGCAGATGGCAAATTCAAGCCCAACATGTTTGCCAATGCTTCCTTCGCGGTAGCCCAGGCAGCACAGCCGGTGGTGCCGACTTCCGCGCTCTTGATGAACAACGACAACACCACCGTGTTCGTAGAAGTGGCGCCGTGGACGTTTGTGCGCCGTACGGTAGAAACCGGATTCGAAGAAAACGGCAGCGCACGTATCCAAAACGGCTTGAATATCGGCGACCGCGTGGTGACCAAAGGCGGAGTGTTGCTCAATGATTAA
- a CDS encoding VOC family protein has product MLHTCIDHLVVVAGTLAEGMEYVRQALGVELEAGGEHPRMGTHNCLLRLGDGLFLEVIAVNPGAPPPDRPRWFWLDSLDHDASPRLATWVVRTNDIHAVVAASPIALGTIEPMTRGQLNWLITIPGDGSLPLNGVAPTCIEWQAQQSHPASRLQNRGCSLLRLEAYHTEAQPINDMLTLVGFQGPFAAIPLAADAQPCLIAHIQTPAGLRQLGLPLGDIGS; this is encoded by the coding sequence ATGCTGCATACCTGCATCGATCACTTGGTTGTTGTCGCCGGAACGCTGGCGGAGGGTATGGAATATGTACGCCAGGCGCTTGGCGTAGAACTTGAAGCCGGCGGTGAACATCCGCGCATGGGCACCCACAATTGCCTGCTGCGGCTTGGTGACGGATTGTTCCTCGAAGTGATTGCCGTCAATCCTGGCGCGCCGCCGCCAGATCGGCCACGCTGGTTCTGGCTTGACTCCCTGGATCACGATGCGTCGCCAAGGCTGGCGACCTGGGTCGTTCGCACCAACGATATTCACGCCGTGGTTGCTGCGTCTCCAATTGCACTTGGAACGATTGAGCCGATGACGCGCGGCCAACTGAACTGGCTGATCACGATTCCTGGAGACGGCAGCCTGCCTCTCAATGGCGTCGCACCGACATGCATCGAGTGGCAGGCACAGCAGTCGCATCCCGCGAGCAGGCTGCAGAATCGGGGTTGTTCCCTGCTGCGGCTGGAGGCATATCACACCGAAGCGCAGCCCATCAACGACATGCTGACTTTGGTCGGTTTCCAAGGGCCGTTTGCCGCGATTCCTTTGGCCGCCGACGCGCAACCATGTCTGATTGCTCATATTCAGACACCAGCGGGGTTGCGCCAATTGGGTCTTCCTCTTGGCGATATCGGTAGTTAG
- a CDS encoding YXWGXW repeat-containing protein — MKSLLCALALVTVSATALLPSQAMAQVGVNITIGVPPPPPRYEIVPPPRVGYLWAPGYWNWDGRRHVWAGGHWERARNGYRYDRPQWQHGRNGWELRRGGWQRGGHRGGYDHRRGGHRDYRDGGDHRHR, encoded by the coding sequence ATGAAATCTCTACTATGCGCACTCGCGCTGGTTACGGTCAGCGCGACCGCTTTGTTGCCAAGTCAAGCCATGGCCCAGGTCGGCGTGAATATTACGATAGGCGTGCCGCCACCGCCGCCAAGATACGAGATCGTGCCGCCGCCGCGGGTTGGCTACCTGTGGGCGCCCGGTTACTGGAACTGGGATGGCCGCCGCCATGTCTGGGCTGGCGGTCATTGGGAACGTGCGCGTAATGGCTATCGCTACGACCGGCCACAGTGGCAGCATGGCCGCAACGGCTGGGAGCTGCGACGCGGCGGCTGGCAGCGTGGCGGCCATCGCGGAGGCTACGATCACCGACGCGGCGGTCATCGCGATTACCGGGACGGCGGCGATCATCGCCATCGCTAA
- a CDS encoding cupin domain-containing protein → MSEQLSEQPSEQPTSKNAEGVFEPFDISRVPWVEFARGERFGLRYQHLSSFGGATQIGVANEVLEPGKQANQSHYHLLEEEHIFVLEGNLTLELGEQTFELTAGHYVCFPAGQKVGHALINRSSALCRYLVFGNSHQGDVAIFPQTGRVDVKLMKKNYRESATMEYWEGVDVGRESSQDGAA, encoded by the coding sequence ATGAGTGAACAACTGAGTGAACAACCGAGTGAGCAACCGACATCAAAGAATGCCGAAGGCGTGTTCGAGCCTTTCGATATCAGCCGCGTGCCTTGGGTAGAGTTCGCGCGCGGGGAACGCTTCGGCTTGCGCTACCAGCATCTCAGTTCGTTTGGCGGCGCCACGCAGATCGGGGTGGCCAACGAGGTGCTGGAACCGGGCAAGCAAGCCAACCAATCGCATTACCATTTGCTCGAAGAGGAGCACATTTTTGTCCTGGAGGGTAATTTGACGCTGGAGTTGGGGGAGCAGACCTTTGAACTCACTGCCGGACATTATGTTTGCTTCCCGGCCGGTCAAAAGGTTGGGCACGCGCTGATCAATCGCTCTTCCGCACTATGCCGTTATCTGGTCTTCGGTAATTCACATCAAGGCGATGTCGCGATTTTCCCGCAGACGGGGAGAGTGGACGTGAAGCTCATGAAAAAAAACTACCGCGAGTCGGCCACCATGGAATATTGGGAAGGTGTCGATGTTGGCCGGGAGTCGTCGCAGGATGGTGCCGCATAA
- a CDS encoding GNAT family N-acetyltransferase — MIDTIQTVESRDLDELRMLTERVIVADTVTGDLALQMELIHNVHQNLDWWLANREHCCHLKYTRDGQTVAVVLVKNFWNLCSLFVVPELHRQGIGRALILAAIQQCRALTDRSAIRLNSAPNAVAFYESIGFYPEVCTRTLPPGFKAMALQL; from the coding sequence ATGATCGACACCATACAAACAGTTGAATCCCGTGATCTGGATGAACTCAGGATGTTGACGGAACGGGTCATCGTCGCCGACACGGTAACCGGTGATCTTGCCTTGCAAATGGAACTGATTCATAACGTTCATCAAAACCTTGACTGGTGGCTGGCAAACCGAGAGCACTGCTGTCACCTTAAATATACGCGTGACGGCCAAACCGTCGCCGTGGTGCTGGTCAAGAATTTCTGGAATCTCTGCAGTCTGTTTGTGGTGCCAGAACTGCATCGCCAGGGCATTGGCCGTGCGCTCATCCTGGCGGCTATCCAGCAGTGCCGCGCGCTGACAGACAGGTCGGCCATCCGCCTTAATTCCGCACCCAATGCGGTGGCGTTTTATGAATCCATCGGATTCTATCCGGAAGTATGTACAAGAACGCTGCCGCCGGGATTCAAAGCCATGGCGCTTCAATTGTGA
- a CDS encoding questin oxidase family protein: MSELIHDLTLQQLLDANGRFALNGKGTTNHCPMALCALAAMGAQPARLHEFFEQWMHRFAVPDATPVVRIERGSWPEYISQPEAFAALRLCFQEWIMAEGVDAVIAQIFSQLPFAPASGAFHAIIRLSYGLEAMHDGEIAAGLAALVSGNLPIEIDIRDRPPAASVNAGLTVLSDVLHGVEFKGDMITTRLRAVAVSSLFRSALSAPPKLTPLNAQLLDDMARAAIQLYWQTNNFTALHMVTGLHAVRRVFSHLPEAIAESLLPDLWKAFCAAYVSIGAPPVTDGAGYSLADGADPWPRLFRLALASDDDHDIKTVYTCYCENLRAPSTLYHAAAARRVRHFG; this comes from the coding sequence ATGAGCGAACTAATCCACGACCTGACACTTCAGCAGCTACTCGATGCCAACGGCCGTTTTGCGCTGAACGGCAAGGGCACGACGAATCATTGTCCGATGGCGCTCTGCGCGCTTGCCGCCATGGGCGCACAGCCGGCGCGCTTGCATGAATTCTTTGAGCAATGGATGCATCGCTTTGCGGTGCCGGACGCCACACCCGTTGTGCGTATAGAACGCGGATCTTGGCCGGAATATATTAGCCAGCCCGAAGCTTTTGCCGCCTTGCGTTTGTGCTTCCAGGAATGGATCATGGCAGAGGGAGTGGATGCAGTAATCGCGCAGATATTCAGCCAACTGCCATTTGCGCCGGCCAGCGGCGCATTTCACGCAATAATCCGGCTTTCCTATGGACTGGAAGCGATGCACGACGGCGAGATCGCGGCCGGCCTGGCGGCGCTGGTGAGCGGTAATCTTCCTATCGAAATTGACATCCGTGATCGTCCCCCAGCGGCGTCCGTCAACGCTGGCCTGACGGTACTGTCGGATGTATTGCACGGCGTCGAATTCAAAGGCGACATGATTACAACGCGCTTGCGAGCGGTGGCGGTGAGTTCCTTGTTTCGATCGGCGCTGTCGGCGCCGCCGAAGCTGACGCCGCTGAATGCGCAGCTGCTGGATGATATGGCGCGCGCGGCGATCCAGCTGTATTGGCAAACAAATAATTTCACAGCATTGCATATGGTGACCGGCTTACACGCGGTGCGCCGTGTTTTCAGCCATTTGCCCGAAGCAATTGCGGAGAGCCTGCTGCCGGATTTATGGAAAGCTTTCTGTGCCGCTTATGTGTCGATCGGGGCGCCGCCGGTTACCGATGGCGCCGGCTATTCTCTTGCGGATGGCGCCGATCCGTGGCCGCGGCTGTTCAGACTGGCGCTGGCATCCGATGACGATCACGATATCAAGACTGTGTACACATGCTATTGCGAGAATTTGCGCGCTCCTTCAACCTTGTATCATGCCGCAGCTGCAAGAAGGGTCAGGCATTTTGGCTGA
- the soxR gene encoding redox-sensitive transcriptional activator SoxR → MNDILITIGELSKRSGVAASALRFYEEQGLIGSKRETGRQRQFSRDVLRRVAFIRVAQTVGLSLEEIKLALSTLPLQRTPTKQDWERLSRSWQPLLQQRIDTLTALRDQLTSCIGCGCLSLKKCALYNPEDTAQRRGSGPRYLLGDRSEARLAETGLVKPA, encoded by the coding sequence ATGAATGACATATTGATCACCATCGGCGAGCTGTCAAAACGCTCCGGCGTCGCAGCCAGTGCATTGCGGTTTTATGAAGAACAAGGCTTGATCGGCAGCAAGCGAGAGACAGGACGGCAACGCCAATTCTCCAGGGATGTGCTGCGCCGGGTAGCATTCATCCGGGTGGCTCAGACGGTAGGACTCAGCCTTGAAGAAATCAAACTGGCCTTGTCTACCCTGCCCTTGCAACGCACACCAACCAAGCAGGATTGGGAACGCCTGTCGCGTTCCTGGCAACCGCTTCTGCAACAGCGCATAGACACGCTAACCGCATTGCGCGATCAGCTCACCTCGTGCATCGGTTGCGGTTGCCTGTCGCTTAAAAAGTGTGCGCTCTACAATCCGGAAGATACGGCGCAACGACGCGGCAGCGGACCACGCTATCTGCTGGGCGACCGTTCCGAAGCACGCCTCGCCGAAACTGGCCTGGTAAAACCAGCCTAG
- a CDS encoding GNAT family N-acetyltransferase, translated as MRHINPPDLSHELVFLRPLSRDDADAWYAYLTMPHVLEHTSWQLRSIDDLLQKFDAMESTNPASELRFAIVLRNTGALVGTIGFHSLSLMNRTAEIAYDLAPDVWGRGIAPSACMAMVDWAFARLGVVRVQATALDSNVRTVRVLEKCAFQREGLLHNFRMVRGESRNFWIYARINPNPTSAKS; from the coding sequence ATGCGCCATATCAATCCACCAGACCTGTCACACGAACTTGTTTTCCTGCGTCCGCTAAGTAGAGATGATGCGGATGCTTGGTATGCGTATCTGACCATGCCGCATGTGCTGGAACATACCAGCTGGCAGCTTCGTTCCATTGACGATCTGTTGCAGAAATTCGACGCCATGGAATCAACGAATCCGGCATCTGAGCTGCGCTTCGCTATCGTACTGCGCAATACTGGCGCGCTGGTCGGAACGATCGGCTTTCACAGTTTGTCGCTAATGAATCGGACCGCAGAAATCGCGTATGACCTTGCGCCGGATGTTTGGGGTAGAGGCATTGCGCCATCGGCATGCATGGCGATGGTGGACTGGGCTTTTGCGCGTCTCGGTGTGGTACGGGTACAAGCTACTGCGCTTGATTCAAATGTCCGCACAGTCAGGGTGTTGGAGAAATGCGCTTTCCAGCGAGAAGGCTTGTTGCACAACTTCAGGATGGTGCGTGGCGAATCGCGAAATTTCTGGATTTACGCGCGCATCAATCCGAATCCTACTAGCGCAAAGTCCTAG
- a CDS encoding class I SAM-dependent methyltransferase: protein MPKSEPFNLLAHNAAAWDLQALSDSPWSQPVGSDVITAAREGQWQIHLTPSPLPADWLGDICGKRILCLASAGGQQAPVLAAAGADVTVFDLSREQLEKDLAVAHRDGLSLDIVQGDMRDLSHFSDATFDLIFHPISNQYVPDIQPVWKECFRVLRYGGELLVSFFNPAVFIADRDPVYAAQGLVRPRFSVPYSDLEDLDSVALAAKQMRREAMVFGHSLASQIGGQLAAGFALTGFLEEIHPNPRFEIEKFMPSFIATRAMKP from the coding sequence ATGCCGAAATCCGAGCCATTCAATCTGCTCGCCCACAACGCCGCAGCGTGGGACCTCCAAGCTTTGTCCGACAGTCCATGGTCGCAACCGGTCGGCAGCGACGTCATCACCGCCGCCCGTGAGGGGCAATGGCAAATCCATCTGACGCCCAGCCCGTTGCCAGCCGACTGGCTAGGCGATATATGCGGGAAAAGAATATTGTGCCTGGCTTCTGCAGGCGGTCAGCAAGCCCCGGTGTTGGCTGCGGCGGGCGCTGACGTCACTGTGTTCGACTTGTCCCGCGAACAATTGGAAAAAGATCTCGCGGTCGCCCATCGCGATGGTTTGTCACTGGACATTGTGCAAGGCGACATGCGCGATCTGTCGCATTTTTCTGATGCAACGTTCGATCTGATTTTCCATCCAATTTCCAATCAGTACGTTCCCGATATCCAGCCGGTATGGAAGGAATGTTTTCGTGTTCTACGATATGGCGGAGAGTTGCTCGTCAGCTTTTTCAATCCCGCGGTTTTTATCGCTGATCGGGATCCCGTCTATGCGGCGCAAGGCTTGGTACGACCGCGCTTCAGCGTTCCATACTCAGATCTAGAAGATTTGGATAGTGTTGCATTGGCGGCGAAACAAATGCGCCGTGAAGCCATGGTTTTTGGTCATAGCCTGGCAAGTCAGATCGGCGGCCAGCTCGCTGCCGGCTTTGCCCTGACGGGGTTTCTGGAAGAAATTCATCCTAATCCTCGCTTTGAAATCGAGAAATTCATGCCGAGTTTTATTGCGACGCGAGCGATGAAGCCTTAG
- a CDS encoding DeoR/GlpR family DNA-binding transcription regulator, which yields MLTLQRKQHLLEILERDGQIVAKTLSEQLGLSEDTIRRDLRQLAKEGLLQRVHGGALPASPALAAFAERQQISPDAKPAIGRAAAAMIQPGQVVFIDGGTTAVQLVRQLPQALQATVVTHSPSIAIELVTYPHIEVIMIGGRLFKHSIVGVGAAAIEAIGRIRADLYFMGVCSLHPEAGISTGDFEEACIKRALSDAATKTIVLASPEKLDTASPFQIAPLNQVSEIVVNAGVADTLIAPYRKMGIAITLA from the coding sequence ATGCTTACTCTGCAACGCAAGCAGCACCTGCTGGAAATCCTTGAGCGAGATGGTCAGATCGTCGCCAAAACGCTCAGTGAGCAACTGGGCCTGTCGGAGGACACGATTCGGCGCGATTTGCGCCAACTGGCGAAGGAAGGCTTGCTGCAACGCGTGCATGGCGGCGCTCTGCCTGCCTCGCCGGCGCTGGCCGCTTTTGCCGAGCGGCAGCAGATATCGCCTGATGCCAAGCCGGCCATCGGGCGCGCTGCCGCCGCCATGATTCAACCTGGCCAAGTGGTGTTCATCGATGGCGGCACCACGGCAGTGCAACTGGTGCGACAGTTGCCGCAGGCTTTGCAGGCGACGGTGGTGACGCATAGCCCATCGATAGCAATCGAGCTGGTGACCTATCCGCACATTGAAGTCATCATGATCGGCGGCCGCCTGTTCAAGCACTCGATTGTTGGCGTCGGCGCGGCAGCGATCGAGGCCATCGGAAGGATTCGAGCCGACTTGTATTTCATGGGCGTATGCAGCTTGCATCCCGAAGCCGGCATCAGCACCGGCGATTTCGAAGAAGCCTGCATAAAGCGCGCGCTGAGCGATGCGGCGACGAAAACAATAGTGCTGGCTTCGCCGGAGAAGCTGGACACTGCTTCTCCATTCCAGATTGCGCCACTGAACCAGGTCAGCGAGATTGTGGTGAATGCGGGAGTAGCGGACACGCTGATCGCACCATATCGAAAGATGGGAATAGCGATTACCCTGGCTTAG
- a CDS encoding NUDIX domain-containing protein, with the protein MHDDNASRIKIRNVEVLSDDWYLLKKTTFDYRRSDGSWQTLTRETYDRGNGATILLYNRERRSVILIRQFRFPTFGDGHDGFLIETAAGLLDHASPEQRIRAEVEEETGYRVHDVRKIFEAFMSPGSVTEKLYFFVAEYEPDSRISAGGGLQAEGEDIQVLELPLERALQMVADGGIADGKTIMLLQYAQLHLLPSATSNG; encoded by the coding sequence ATGCACGATGACAACGCCAGCAGAATCAAGATCCGCAACGTCGAGGTATTGTCGGACGATTGGTATCTTCTGAAGAAAACCACCTTCGATTACCGCCGCAGCGACGGCAGCTGGCAAACCCTGACGCGCGAAACCTATGATCGCGGTAACGGCGCCACCATCCTGCTCTACAACCGCGAGCGCCGCAGCGTCATCCTGATCCGCCAGTTCCGCTTTCCTACTTTTGGCGATGGACACGATGGCTTTCTGATCGAGACCGCAGCCGGTCTGCTCGATCACGCAAGTCCGGAACAGCGCATCAGGGCGGAAGTCGAAGAGGAAACCGGTTATCGCGTGCACGATGTCCGAAAAATATTCGAAGCATTCATGAGCCCAGGATCGGTCACCGAAAAACTGTATTTTTTCGTCGCCGAATATGAGCCCGATTCACGTATCAGCGCTGGTGGCGGGCTGCAAGCGGAAGGAGAAGATATACAAGTGCTGGAACTGCCGCTGGAACGCGCGTTGCAGATGGTCGCCGACGGTGGAATCGCCGACGGCAAAACTATCATGCTGCTGCAATACGCCCAGCTGCACTTGTTGCCGTCGGCGACAAGCAACGGCTAG